In Synechococcus sp. KORDI-52, one genomic interval encodes:
- the secE gene encoding preprotein translocase subunit SecE — MTSPISEDTTTSDGSKAAADSTKSGGFLADTVDELKLVVWPSRQQLFSESIAVILMVSLSAATIAAVSRLFGWASSQVFR; from the coding sequence GTGACCAGCCCCATCTCTGAGGACACCACCACTTCCGACGGCTCCAAGGCCGCTGCCGATTCCACCAAATCCGGTGGTTTTCTGGCGGACACGGTTGATGAGCTGAAACTCGTGGTCTGGCCCAGCCGCCAGCAACTGTTCAGCGAATCCATCGCTGTGATCCTGATGGTCAGCCTTTCGGCGGCCACCATTGCGGCTGTCAGCCGTCTGTTTGGGTGGGCTTCGTCCCAGGTGTTCCGCTGA
- the nusG gene encoding transcription termination/antitermination protein NusG, producing MPDDLTTPDTPEVLDLPAPNEGEDGTLPAAAVANTAIARWYAIQVASSCEKKVKATLEQRAVTLGVSNRILEIEIPQTPAVKLKKDGTRQSTEEKVFPGYVLVRMVLDEDTMMAVRSTPNVINFVGAEDRRATGKARGHIKPRPLSRSEVDRIFKRAAEKKTVVKVDLTEGDQILVTAGPFKDFQGEVIEVSGERNKLKALLSIFGRETPVELEFSQISKQN from the coding sequence GTGCCCGACGACCTGACCACACCGGACACCCCTGAGGTGCTTGATCTGCCGGCCCCGAACGAGGGGGAAGACGGCACCTTGCCTGCGGCGGCTGTCGCCAACACGGCCATCGCCCGTTGGTACGCCATTCAAGTGGCCTCCAGCTGCGAGAAGAAGGTCAAGGCCACCCTGGAGCAGCGGGCCGTCACCCTCGGGGTGAGCAACCGAATCCTCGAAATCGAGATTCCCCAGACCCCTGCCGTCAAGCTGAAGAAGGACGGCACCCGTCAGTCCACCGAGGAGAAGGTGTTTCCCGGCTATGTGCTGGTTCGGATGGTGCTGGATGAGGACACGATGATGGCGGTGCGGAGCACCCCGAACGTGATCAATTTCGTCGGTGCTGAGGACCGGCGCGCCACCGGTAAGGCCCGTGGTCACATCAAGCCTCGTCCCCTCAGCCGCTCTGAGGTGGATCGCATCTTCAAGCGCGCTGCCGAGAAGAAGACCGTCGTCAAGGTGGATCTCACCGAAGGCGATCAGATCCTGGTGACAGCTGGTCCGTTCAAGGACTTCCAGGGCGAGGTGATCGAAGTGTCTGGGGAGCGCAACAAGCTCAAGGCGCTGCTCTCCATCTTTGGTCGAGAGACTCCTGTGGAACTGGAGTTTTCTCAGATCAGCAAACAGAACTGA
- the rplK gene encoding 50S ribosomal protein L11 has translation MAKKVVAVIKLALDAGKANPAPPVGPALGQHGVNIMMFCKEYNARTQDKAGYVIPVEISVFEDRSFTFITKTPPASVLITKAAKIQKGSGESAKGSVGSISRAQLEEIAKTKLPDLNCTSVESAMRIIEGTARNMGVSISD, from the coding sequence ATGGCCAAGAAAGTCGTAGCTGTGATCAAGCTGGCCCTAGACGCCGGCAAAGCCAACCCCGCGCCGCCGGTGGGCCCTGCCCTCGGTCAGCACGGTGTGAACATCATGATGTTCTGCAAGGAGTACAACGCTCGAACGCAGGACAAGGCCGGTTATGTGATTCCGGTGGAGATCTCGGTCTTCGAAGACCGCAGCTTCACCTTCATCACCAAGACGCCTCCGGCGTCGGTGCTGATCACCAAGGCCGCCAAGATCCAAAAGGGATCCGGTGAGTCCGCCAAGGGCAGTGTTGGATCGATCAGTCGGGCTCAGCTCGAGGAGATCGCCAAGACCAAACTCCCCGATCTCAACTGCACAAGCGTTGAATCCGCCATGCGGATCATCGAAGGCACCGCCCGCAACATGGGCGTTTCCATCAGCGACTGA
- the rplA gene encoding 50S ribosomal protein L1: protein MPKISKRLASLAGKIEDRAYAPLEAIALVKDNANAKFDETMEAHVRLGIDPKYTDQQLRTTVALPNGTGQTVRIAVVTRGEKVAEAKAAGAELAGEEDLVESISKGEMDFDLLIATPDMMPKVAKLGRVLGPRGLMPNPKAGTVTTDLEAAIKEFKAGKLEFRADRTGIVHVRFGKASFSADALLQNLKTLQETIDRNKPSGAKGRYWKSLYVTSTMGPSVEVDFSALQDIEQGS from the coding sequence ATGCCCAAAATCTCTAAGCGCCTGGCCAGCCTGGCCGGCAAGATCGAGGACCGTGCCTACGCACCCCTCGAGGCGATTGCCCTGGTTAAGGACAATGCCAACGCGAAATTCGACGAGACGATGGAGGCCCATGTGCGCCTCGGTATCGATCCGAAGTACACCGACCAGCAGCTGCGCACCACCGTGGCACTGCCCAATGGCACCGGTCAGACCGTGCGCATCGCCGTGGTGACCCGTGGTGAGAAGGTGGCTGAAGCCAAAGCCGCCGGTGCTGAACTCGCCGGTGAAGAAGACCTGGTGGAAAGCATCAGCAAGGGCGAGATGGATTTCGACCTGTTGATCGCCACCCCCGACATGATGCCCAAAGTGGCCAAGTTGGGTCGGGTCCTCGGCCCCCGTGGCTTGATGCCCAACCCCAAGGCAGGCACCGTCACCACGGACCTTGAGGCCGCGATCAAGGAATTCAAGGCCGGCAAACTGGAATTCCGTGCCGACCGCACCGGCATCGTCCACGTCCGTTTCGGCAAGGCCAGCTTCAGTGCCGATGCCCTGCTGCAGAACCTCAAGACCCTGCAGGAGACCATCGACCGCAACAAGCCCAGTGGTGCTAAGGGCCGCTACTGGAAGTCCCTGTATGTGACCTCCACCATGGGTCCTTCCGTTGAAGTCGATTTCTCTGCTCTGCAGGACATCGAGCAGGGGAGCTGA
- the rplJ gene encoding 50S ribosomal protein L10 yields MGRTLENKQQIVGELKELLADAELALVLDFKGLSIKEMSDLRDRLRASDSVCKVTKNTLMRRAIDGDSNWASLDSLLTGTNAFVLVKGDVGAGVKAVQTFQKELKKSETKGGLFEGKLLSQDEIKAIADLPSKEQLMAQIAGAINAVATKVAVGINEVPSGMARALKQHAEGGEG; encoded by the coding sequence ATGGGCCGCACGCTGGAGAACAAGCAGCAGATCGTCGGAGAGCTCAAAGAGCTCCTCGCCGACGCCGAACTGGCACTTGTCCTTGATTTCAAGGGCCTGTCCATCAAGGAGATGTCTGACCTGCGGGATCGTCTGCGGGCCAGCGACAGCGTTTGCAAGGTGACCAAAAACACCTTGATGCGCCGTGCCATTGATGGTGACAGCAACTGGGCCAGCCTCGACTCCCTGCTGACCGGAACCAACGCCTTCGTCCTGGTGAAGGGCGATGTTGGTGCCGGTGTGAAGGCCGTTCAGACCTTCCAGAAGGAACTCAAGAAGTCCGAGACCAAGGGCGGCCTTTTCGAAGGCAAGCTCCTGTCTCAGGACGAGATCAAAGCCATTGCCGATCTCCCCTCCAAGGAGCAGCTCATGGCTCAGATCGCCGGTGCCATCAACGCCGTGGCCACGAAGGTCGCTGTGGGCATCAACGAGGTTCCCTCTGGTATGGCCAGGGCGCTCAAGCAGCACGCCGAAGGCGGCGAAGGCTGA
- the rplL gene encoding 50S ribosomal protein L7/L12 — protein MSAKTDEILESLKSLSLLEASELVKQIEEAFGVSAAASAGVVMAAPGAAGGGGEAAEEKTEFDVILEGFEASAKIKVLKAVREATGLGLGDAKALVEAAPKAVKEGVSKEDAEAAKKAIEEAGGKVSLK, from the coding sequence ATGTCTGCAAAAACCGACGAAATTCTCGAATCGCTGAAATCCCTTTCCCTGCTTGAAGCTTCCGAGCTGGTCAAGCAGATCGAAGAGGCCTTCGGTGTGTCTGCCGCAGCATCTGCTGGTGTTGTGATGGCTGCCCCTGGCGCTGCTGGTGGCGGTGGCGAGGCCGCTGAAGAGAAGACCGAATTCGACGTGATCCTCGAAGGCTTCGAGGCTTCCGCCAAGATCAAGGTCCTCAAGGCTGTCCGTGAAGCCACCGGTCTGGGTCTGGGCGACGCCAAGGCTTTGGTCGAGGCTGCTCCCAAGGCCGTCAAGGAAGGTGTCTCCAAGGAAGACGCCGAGGCTGCCAAGAAGGCCATCGAAGAGGCCGGCGGCAAGGTCTCCCTCAAGTGA
- a CDS encoding DUF3747 domain-containing protein: MSRTYLRAAGLTAVGLLSAGLTQGGVARSLFESTAVPQERFAVLAQPIGRSQWKLLVLEQIKAQPSCWTSRPDGLVEPSLNRFDFSGICKRYLDSNGYSLRSGGQDLGTRFRFRIKQSGRLLKLEALDPQQRAPLLVGQAAVAKRDANGFIPLQLEPGWELERRVYQERKLNHLYFAHQEPVNRLLAKASSHSQGYGFRPWGAPKPPVAPPPLPSANATRTSSSRPSTKRIASRGPIRLQVIPYGR, translated from the coding sequence ATGAGCCGAACCTACCTGCGGGCTGCGGGCCTGACTGCCGTGGGACTTCTGAGCGCTGGCCTAACGCAGGGGGGCGTAGCGCGTTCGCTGTTTGAGAGCACCGCCGTCCCGCAGGAGCGTTTCGCTGTGCTGGCACAACCCATTGGCAGGTCCCAATGGAAACTGCTGGTGTTGGAACAGATCAAGGCCCAACCGTCCTGCTGGACGTCACGCCCGGATGGACTGGTGGAACCAAGCCTGAATCGCTTCGATTTCAGCGGGATCTGCAAGCGCTACCTCGACAGCAATGGCTACTCACTGCGCAGTGGAGGGCAAGATCTGGGCACACGCTTCCGCTTCCGGATCAAGCAATCCGGTCGGTTGCTGAAGCTCGAAGCCCTCGATCCTCAGCAACGGGCGCCACTCCTGGTCGGTCAGGCCGCCGTAGCAAAACGCGACGCCAACGGATTCATCCCCCTGCAGCTGGAGCCTGGCTGGGAGCTGGAGCGCCGCGTCTATCAAGAGCGCAAGTTGAATCACCTTTACTTTGCCCACCAGGAACCGGTGAACCGGCTGCTCGCCAAGGCGAGCAGCCACAGCCAAGGGTATGGATTCAGGCCTTGGGGGGCACCGAAGCCACCGGTTGCACCACCACCCCTGCCCTCAGCGAACGCAACGCGCACATCAAGCAGTCGCCCATCAACCAAGCGAATCGCCAGCAGAGGCCCCATCCGATTACAGGTGATCCCGTACGGCCGCTAA
- the rnhA gene encoding ribonuclease HI has translation MAEGRGRVVAAATDGACSGNPGPGGWGALLRFEDGSVEEFGGHAPDTTNNRMELQAALEVLQRLEQLPRHPDLTLRTDSKYLIDGLGSWIKGWKRKGWKTAAGKPVLNQDLWKALDAARLDDVPLRYVKGHSGDPDNDRVDRIAVAFSHAAHPDLALKQGSPEAASEASSELAPRPLLQLLSRLELADRLAEGGYSLSLLELAQLVEQPFKQLETKQERWIWRDWIVEPQLEGRWILQRRKAGSEQS, from the coding sequence ATGGCGGAAGGACGGGGACGGGTTGTGGCTGCAGCGACGGATGGCGCCTGCAGCGGAAACCCAGGTCCGGGAGGTTGGGGTGCGTTGTTGCGCTTCGAAGACGGCAGCGTTGAGGAATTCGGTGGCCATGCCCCCGACACCACCAACAACCGCATGGAACTGCAGGCGGCTTTGGAGGTGTTGCAACGGCTTGAGCAGCTGCCCCGTCATCCGGATCTCACCCTGCGTACCGACAGTAAATATCTGATTGATGGGCTGGGCTCTTGGATCAAAGGCTGGAAGCGAAAAGGCTGGAAAACGGCTGCTGGTAAGCCTGTGCTCAATCAGGACCTCTGGAAGGCCTTGGATGCTGCACGTCTGGATGATGTCCCGCTGCGGTACGTCAAAGGGCATAGCGGCGATCCAGACAATGACCGGGTGGATCGCATCGCTGTGGCGTTTTCCCATGCGGCCCATCCGGATTTGGCCCTGAAGCAGGGATCACCTGAGGCCGCATCAGAGGCTTCATCCGAGCTTGCCCCCAGGCCTCTGCTGCAGTTGTTGTCACGGTTGGAGTTGGCGGATCGGTTGGCGGAGGGTGGCTACAGCCTCTCGTTGCTGGAGCTGGCGCAGCTGGTGGAACAGCCGTTCAAACAGCTGGAAACCAAGCAGGAGCGCTGGATCTGGAGGGATTGGATTGTCGAGCCCCAGCTGGAGGGTCGCTGGATCCTGCAACGTCGCAAGGCAGGATCAGAACAGTCCTGA
- a CDS encoding quinone-dependent dihydroorotate dehydrogenase encodes MSPSSSAGPLSSGAFYQRWLGPVLARDDGLDAEQLSRTALTALGQASLRRRWPGVSTVLDGVAADLQRRDLRLEQVLLGCRFPNPVGLAAGFDKNGVAAAIWDRFGFGFAEVGTVTWHGQPGNPRPRLFRLADEQAALNRMGFNNDGAKALLKTLERQRLDPPGRRPAVLGINVGKSKITDLEQAPDDYAASLELLSPLADYAVINVSSPNTPGLRELQDTAQLRRLVERLRRLPACPPLLVKIAPDLDDESIDAVARLAFEEGLAGVIAVNTSLNRLGLEQRRLPQTGRTLAEEAGGLSGAPLRHRALAVIRRLRASAGPALPLIGVGGIDSPQSAWERITSGASLVQVYTGWIFQGPDLVPRILEGLLLQLDRHGLRNIAEASGSGLPWLD; translated from the coding sequence ATGTCGCCGTCCTCTTCGGCCGGACCGCTCAGCAGCGGCGCCTTCTACCAGCGTTGGCTGGGTCCGGTGCTGGCGCGAGATGATGGCCTGGATGCTGAACAGCTGTCGCGCACCGCGCTCACGGCCCTTGGCCAGGCCAGCCTCAGGCGCCGCTGGCCAGGGGTGTCCACCGTGCTTGATGGCGTCGCGGCCGATCTGCAACGGCGTGATCTGCGCCTGGAGCAGGTGTTGTTGGGCTGCCGTTTTCCCAACCCGGTGGGTTTGGCGGCGGGATTCGACAAGAACGGTGTGGCGGCAGCGATCTGGGATCGCTTCGGCTTTGGCTTCGCCGAAGTGGGCACGGTCACATGGCATGGCCAGCCGGGCAATCCCAGACCACGTCTGTTCCGTCTGGCGGACGAGCAGGCCGCGTTGAACCGGATGGGATTCAACAACGACGGCGCCAAGGCCCTGTTGAAAACCTTGGAGCGCCAACGGTTGGATCCGCCCGGCCGGCGGCCAGCGGTGCTGGGCATCAATGTCGGCAAATCCAAGATCACCGATCTGGAGCAGGCCCCAGATGACTATGCGGCCTCCCTGGAGCTGTTGTCTCCGCTGGCGGACTATGCGGTGATTAATGTCAGCTCCCCCAACACTCCGGGACTCCGGGAACTGCAGGACACAGCCCAGTTGCGGCGGCTTGTGGAGCGGTTGCGACGACTACCGGCCTGTCCGCCTCTGCTGGTGAAAATCGCACCCGATTTGGACGATGAATCGATCGATGCGGTGGCTCGGCTGGCCTTCGAGGAGGGCTTGGCCGGCGTGATCGCGGTCAACACCAGTCTCAATCGGCTGGGCCTTGAGCAACGGCGTCTGCCGCAGACCGGGCGCACGCTCGCCGAGGAGGCTGGTGGCCTCAGTGGTGCACCTCTGCGTCATCGGGCCCTGGCGGTGATCCGTCGCTTGCGGGCCAGTGCTGGCCCCGCATTGCCCTTGATCGGTGTTGGTGGGATTGATTCCCCCCAATCCGCCTGGGAGCGGATCACGTCAGGCGCATCTCTGGTGCAGGTCTACACCGGATGGATTTTTCAGGGGCCGGATCTGGTGCCGCGGATTCTGGAGGGTCTGCTGCTGCAGTTGGATCGCCATGGCCTGCGCAACATCGCGGAGGCCTCGGGCAGCGGTTTGCCTTGGCTGGATTGA
- a CDS encoding PilN domain-containing protein — MPSEPVAHQSLYPLLAKGSLLGIVLVLTPLVLLLLLHNRQSRLTAEVVALAPVEARLGDAQARLKSMASKRDVLKQQVEKIASQLVALRSSSALLEQMRQVTPKGVRLRAVAALPSKLTITGEAEGSDAFQRINALALNLEAEQEFSLNGTSIVKATADDAGLIEFRLESAIDSTAGTTPERLRELGSDGLAQRFELLRAKGVGL; from the coding sequence TTGCCGTCTGAGCCGGTCGCTCATCAGTCCCTTTATCCATTGCTGGCCAAAGGCAGTCTGTTGGGGATTGTTCTGGTCTTAACGCCCTTGGTGCTGCTGCTCTTGTTGCACAACCGGCAGAGCCGCCTCACCGCTGAGGTTGTTGCCTTGGCTCCCGTGGAGGCGCGTCTTGGCGATGCCCAGGCCAGGCTGAAGTCCATGGCCTCCAAACGCGATGTTCTGAAGCAACAGGTTGAAAAGATCGCGTCTCAACTAGTGGCGTTGCGATCAAGTTCTGCATTGCTGGAACAGATGCGACAGGTCACGCCAAAGGGTGTTCGTCTGCGCGCAGTGGCAGCTTTACCTTCGAAGCTGACCATCACAGGGGAAGCCGAAGGGTCGGATGCGTTCCAGCGCATCAATGCCCTAGCCCTCAATCTTGAGGCGGAGCAGGAGTTCAGCCTGAACGGAACATCCATCGTGAAGGCCACTGCAGACGATGCGGGTTTGATCGAGTTCAGGCTGGAATCAGCCATCGATTCCACGGCCGGAACCACGCCGGAACGCCTTCGTGAACTCGGCTCTGATGGTTTGGCGCAACGCTTTGAGTTGCTGCGGGCCAAGGGGGTTGGGCTGTGA
- a CDS encoding type II secretion system protein GspD has translation MPELGLKSIRLSQNSDFGFDLAVQSSHNITLTQPRISANGEELIVSFQGLSAQGKTSTSAQLDLRRPGRVAQPSFVPPLRSRASAPPLGDMAVGSMLVSPNNVLNISGPPVSMILNNAPAKDALMALSKVGGFNFVYVDSLDSGDQEPVVRPVSVVFKNEVFGRALNSILLSSGLEGRLEGRTLLVGKSLQNSSFAPQMSKVFRLNQVKPETAANYLSSLGAKMTKVIEIKVTTGSSASLGTTELSNQVSQATGIESSIETLEAQVGPLNGLVGTTDGRLGSVTLVGEPRLIALAESYLKQIDLRKRQVAVKVQIINVDLDNDKRIDSSFSSRMGNTFIVSDKGKAFINFGDYKPGGVEGTGIYGSGDSGVPGTYARYGEEPQQRVIDPVAQRQLEVPNYEVAQERFINSQGEVEFRDLIDSSGRKVYFPSTDPNSTQTRTVLDSNGQPIYVSSTDPTAEQVRQPVYDENGRLKYVPRSDLRRQPDNSFYSYLEAQIESRSAKILAEPTLLVGEGQISEVKTGLEVFTNVETEIISVGDITSENTTFETETAGITLSVGVDRIDDNGFVTMDITPKISLPVLAGQNDGVNIFNLDSRQLSASGIRLRDGQTLVITGVMSDQQVEEVRKWPLLGDLPLIGSLFRGTTSVREKRELVIVVTPQILDDEQGGEYGYGYYRPETPDVRRVLRTF, from the coding sequence ATGCCCGAGCTGGGCTTGAAATCAATTCGCTTGAGTCAGAACAGCGACTTTGGCTTTGATCTGGCTGTTCAGTCAAGCCACAACATCACACTGACCCAGCCTCGGATCAGTGCCAATGGAGAGGAGTTGATTGTTTCTTTTCAAGGACTCTCTGCTCAAGGCAAGACGTCGACATCTGCTCAACTTGACTTGAGGCGGCCTGGCCGCGTTGCGCAGCCCAGCTTCGTTCCACCGTTGCGATCCCGCGCGAGTGCACCACCTCTCGGAGATATGGCGGTCGGTTCCATGCTTGTAAGTCCCAATAATGTCCTCAATATTTCGGGACCTCCTGTTTCGATGATTCTGAATAATGCTCCGGCCAAGGATGCATTAATGGCTTTATCGAAAGTTGGTGGTTTTAACTTCGTTTATGTGGATTCGCTGGATTCAGGTGATCAAGAGCCGGTCGTTAGGCCAGTTAGTGTAGTTTTTAAAAATGAAGTTTTCGGACGTGCTCTCAACAGTATTTTGTTGTCCTCTGGACTTGAAGGGCGATTAGAAGGTCGCACTTTGCTGGTAGGAAAGTCATTGCAGAACTCTAGTTTTGCCCCCCAGATGTCGAAAGTTTTTCGTCTTAATCAGGTCAAGCCGGAAACGGCGGCGAATTATTTGTCAAGTTTGGGTGCTAAAATGACTAAGGTAATTGAAATCAAAGTAACGACTGGCTCGTCCGCTTCTCTTGGGACAACGGAGCTTAGTAATCAAGTATCTCAAGCTACGGGCATTGAGAGTTCGATTGAAACTTTGGAGGCACAAGTTGGCCCTCTCAATGGTCTGGTTGGTACCACCGATGGTCGTCTTGGCTCTGTAACACTTGTTGGCGAGCCTCGATTGATTGCTTTGGCTGAAAGTTATTTGAAGCAGATTGATCTTCGTAAGAGGCAGGTCGCTGTAAAAGTTCAGATCATAAATGTGGATTTGGATAACGACAAAAGAATTGATTCAAGCTTTTCTTCTAGGATGGGTAACACGTTCATAGTTAGCGATAAGGGAAAGGCTTTTATCAATTTCGGTGATTACAAACCCGGAGGTGTTGAAGGTACTGGCATTTATGGAAGTGGAGATTCTGGGGTGCCAGGCACTTACGCCAGATATGGTGAAGAGCCTCAGCAGCGTGTTATTGATCCCGTTGCCCAGAGACAGCTGGAAGTGCCCAACTACGAAGTGGCTCAGGAGCGTTTTATTAACTCGCAAGGTGAGGTCGAGTTTCGAGATTTAATTGATTCCAGTGGCCGCAAAGTATATTTTCCTTCGACTGATCCGAATTCCACGCAGACAAGGACTGTCCTTGATAGTAATGGTCAGCCTATTTACGTGTCGTCGACGGATCCCACGGCGGAACAGGTAAGGCAGCCCGTATACGATGAAAATGGACGGTTGAAATATGTGCCTCGCTCGGACTTGCGTCGGCAGCCAGATAACTCTTTTTACTCCTATCTTGAGGCTCAGATTGAGTCCCGTAGTGCCAAAATACTGGCCGAGCCTACTTTGCTTGTAGGAGAGGGGCAGATTTCGGAAGTCAAAACAGGCCTTGAAGTTTTTACTAATGTAGAGACCGAGATTATCAGTGTAGGTGACATTACATCTGAGAATACTACTTTTGAAACTGAAACCGCGGGTATAACTCTTTCGGTTGGTGTTGATAGGATCGACGATAATGGTTTTGTGACAATGGATATTACTCCTAAGATTTCTTTGCCTGTTCTTGCGGGCCAAAACGATGGTGTTAATATCTTTAATCTCGACAGTCGTCAATTGTCTGCCAGTGGGATTCGGTTGCGAGATGGCCAAACTCTTGTAATTACTGGTGTGATGTCTGATCAGCAAGTGGAGGAGGTAAGAAAATGGCCATTGCTTGGAGATCTGCCGCTTATTGGTAGTTTGTTTAGAGGAACAACTTCGGTGCGCGAAAAAAGAGAACTTGTGATCGTTGTCACTCCTCAAATACTCGACGATGAGCAGGGAGGGGAATATGGTTATGGTTATTACAGACCTGAAACCCCAGATGTCAGGAGGGTTTTAAGGACTTTTTAA
- a CDS encoding pentapeptide repeat-containing protein, with the protein MTARVLLFTLLLATPLAARADDLILLLQQRNCPDCRLADVDLVHADLRDADLSGAQLQRANLSQARLDGADLRNTDLRFTSLRGASLRGADLRGSKLYGTDLRLSDLSGAVLDPDALEQSHWQGARGIASGIRSHASLHNAGVDAAEKGQWEKAEKLFGEAIKAKPEDPLSWVARGLSRGELGQSDLAAKDLAYAGTLFSESGDQVKAEQLELASKKTRDPQTPSTKSGTGIGSTILSGGLSVLQIIGPMALRALSPL; encoded by the coding sequence ATGACGGCCCGAGTGCTGCTCTTCACCCTGCTGCTCGCCACGCCGCTGGCCGCTCGGGCGGACGATCTGATCCTGCTGCTGCAGCAACGGAATTGCCCGGACTGTCGCCTGGCGGATGTGGATCTGGTGCACGCTGATCTGCGGGATGCTGATCTGAGCGGGGCGCAACTGCAACGCGCCAATCTGTCTCAGGCGCGGCTGGATGGAGCCGATCTACGCAACACCGATCTCCGCTTCACCAGCCTGAGGGGGGCGTCGCTGCGCGGCGCTGATCTCCGAGGCAGCAAGCTCTACGGCACCGACCTTCGCCTGAGCGACCTCTCCGGTGCAGTGTTGGATCCAGACGCCCTTGAACAAAGCCACTGGCAGGGGGCACGAGGCATCGCCAGTGGAATCCGCAGCCATGCATCACTGCACAATGCCGGGGTGGATGCCGCCGAGAAGGGCCAATGGGAAAAGGCTGAAAAATTATTCGGCGAAGCAATCAAGGCAAAACCGGAGGATCCGTTGAGCTGGGTAGCGCGCGGGCTTAGCCGCGGTGAACTTGGTCAAAGCGACCTTGCTGCCAAGGACCTTGCATACGCCGGAACTCTGTTTAGCGAAAGCGGTGATCAGGTAAAAGCAGAACAGCTGGAATTGGCTAGTAAGAAGACCCGTGATCCACAAACACCCTCAACCAAAAGTGGTACCGGGATTGGGTCAACAATTTTGTCTGGAGGGTTATCAGTCCTACAAATCATCGGCCCAATGGCACTTCGCGCACTATCACCCTTGTGA
- a CDS encoding threonine-phosphate decarboxylase encodes MGVDLRHGGNREAIAARLNCRASQLLDASASLAPWSPRCPRLPLTAIRDYPDRGQMALRLALAGLHGLDPEAVLPGNGAAELFTWAARDAAAVGVSGLLAPGFADYRRALQCWDAPWIDVPLALHGEQVGLQLHPPLQPPVAWICNPHNPTGQLWSRASLQLLLATHDLVICDEAFLPLVPDGELQSLIPLVEHHPNLVVIRSLTKVFGMAGLRLGYAIGHPDRLKRWRDWRDPWPVNGVAAALTERLLVPPGRYRRWCRRVQRWTAREGAWMQHHLAAVPGLCPMPSSANFLLVSAADSLVPLREALEQDHRILLRDCRSFEGLGESWLRIGLQTRANNRRILRALKQVQATRV; translated from the coding sequence ATGGGCGTCGACCTGCGCCATGGCGGCAACCGCGAAGCCATCGCCGCACGGTTGAACTGCAGGGCATCGCAGTTGCTGGATGCCAGCGCTTCATTGGCCCCCTGGAGTCCGCGTTGCCCGCGTCTGCCTCTGACCGCGATCCGCGATTATCCCGACCGGGGCCAGATGGCTCTGCGCCTGGCGCTGGCTGGGCTGCATGGCCTGGATCCTGAAGCTGTGCTGCCCGGCAACGGGGCGGCTGAGTTGTTCACCTGGGCGGCGCGCGATGCCGCTGCCGTTGGCGTGAGTGGTCTGCTGGCGCCTGGTTTTGCCGATTACCGGCGGGCACTTCAGTGCTGGGACGCCCCATGGATTGATGTTCCCCTGGCCTTGCATGGGGAACAGGTTGGTCTGCAGCTGCATCCCCCCCTGCAACCGCCGGTGGCTTGGATCTGCAATCCCCACAACCCCACGGGTCAGCTGTGGAGCCGTGCATCGTTGCAGCTCCTGCTGGCGACCCATGACCTGGTCATCTGCGATGAGGCCTTCCTGCCCCTGGTGCCCGATGGGGAGCTGCAATCGCTGATTCCGCTGGTGGAGCACCATCCCAACCTGGTGGTGATCCGCAGCCTCACCAAGGTGTTTGGCATGGCGGGCTTGCGCCTTGGCTATGCCATTGGGCACCCCGACCGCCTCAAGCGCTGGCGGGACTGGCGGGACCCCTGGCCGGTGAATGGCGTCGCTGCTGCCCTGACCGAGCGGTTGCTGGTTCCTCCTGGGCGGTATCGACGCTGGTGCCGACGGGTGCAGCGGTGGACCGCCAGGGAGGGTGCCTGGATGCAACACCACCTGGCCGCCGTGCCTGGCCTCTGCCCCATGCCGTCGAGCGCCAACTTCCTCTTGGTTTCCGCGGCGGACTCCCTGGTGCCTTTGCGTGAAGCTCTGGAACAGGACCACCGCATTCTCTTGCGCGATTGCCGCAGTTTCGAAGGCCTTGGTGAATCCTGGTTGCGGATCGGTTTGCAGACCCGTGCCAACAACCGCCGGATCCTCAGAGCGCTGAAGCAGGTTCAGGCCACCAGGGTCTGA